Proteins encoded together in one Marispirochaeta sp. window:
- a CDS encoding sensor domain-containing diguanylate cyclase, with protein MRLSLKNRLLITLSLTLLSAFVLISVLNYSTARRTITHEITNSSLPLLRENIYSEIREDFLPSMNIASMMATDSFLKNWALEGENESNHVIQYLQEIRDEYGYKSTFFVSALTGRYYHYDGILKTISPGDSHDVWFHDFVKSNKEYELDVDTDEAARNRLTIFFNYRVEDYDGSLLGVAGVGIVMNDFAGYLRDRQQKYKRRIYLTDHQGLIQAHSDIAKVEREYISIKPGISSIAQDILLAEERPLNATYTGDSGRVLVTSRYIPAIDWFLIVEQDENAALKTTRTALFHTILIGIAASLLVIFFSTLTINRFHARLEELATTDSLTGCANRRELEKRLERLLYRKARYSSDVAFILIDVDNFKHLNDTKGHQTGDQVLRILTQTIQESIRPDDTLARWGGDEFVIVIEDNLEAARTVAERLRYFFFKNWTAQNPEGPQISLSMGIAELGDTDNIEALIKKADSALYQAKRTGKDKIQLY; from the coding sequence ATGCGACTGTCCCTTAAAAACCGGCTGCTGATAACTCTCAGCCTGACACTGCTCTCCGCTTTTGTCTTGATCAGTGTTCTTAATTATTCCACTGCACGAAGGACCATCACTCACGAGATTACCAACTCATCCCTTCCCCTGCTCAGAGAGAATATTTATTCGGAAATCCGGGAAGACTTTCTTCCCTCCATGAACATCGCATCCATGATGGCAACAGACTCATTCCTGAAGAACTGGGCCTTGGAAGGAGAAAATGAATCGAACCATGTAATACAGTATTTACAGGAAATCAGGGATGAATACGGTTATAAATCGACCTTTTTCGTATCCGCCCTAACAGGAAGATATTACCACTATGACGGTATTCTCAAGACCATCAGTCCTGGGGATTCCCATGATGTCTGGTTTCACGATTTTGTCAAGTCAAACAAGGAGTATGAACTGGACGTGGATACCGATGAGGCGGCCAGGAACCGCTTGACCATCTTCTTCAATTATCGGGTTGAGGATTATGATGGCAGTCTTCTTGGTGTAGCTGGTGTGGGTATTGTTATGAACGACTTTGCAGGATACCTTCGGGACCGTCAGCAAAAATATAAGCGGCGTATATACCTGACTGACCACCAGGGTCTTATACAGGCCCACTCTGATATAGCCAAGGTCGAACGCGAGTACATCAGCATTAAGCCCGGAATCTCTTCAATTGCCCAGGACATTCTTCTAGCTGAGGAAAGGCCGCTGAATGCTACTTATACAGGGGATAGTGGCAGGGTCCTCGTAACCTCACGCTATATTCCGGCCATCGACTGGTTTCTGATTGTTGAACAGGATGAAAATGCTGCTCTGAAGACCACCCGGACTGCTTTATTCCACACAATTCTGATAGGAATCGCCGCATCTCTTCTTGTAATTTTTTTCAGCACCCTTACAATAAACCGCTTTCATGCCCGGTTGGAAGAACTCGCCACCACCGACAGTCTGACCGGATGCGCGAACCGGAGGGAACTGGAAAAACGTCTTGAAAGACTCCTTTACCGTAAGGCCCGTTACAGTTCAGATGTCGCGTTTATTCTCATAGATGTAGACAATTTTAAACATCTGAACGATACAAAAGGGCATCAAACCGGAGATCAGGTGCTGCGGATCCTTACACAGACAATTCAGGAAAGCATACGACCCGATGATACTCTGGCACGATGGGGGGGTGACGAATTTGTAATCGTCATTGAGGACAACCTGGAGGCTGCCAGAACTGTCGCCGAACGTCTGCGATATTTCTTTTTTAAAAACTGGACTGCACAGAATCCCGAAGGACCGCAGATATCCCTCAGCATGGGTATCGCCGAACTTGGGGATACCGACAATATTGAGGCCCTGATAAAGAAAGCGGACAGTGCCCTTTACCAGGCAAAACGAACAGGGAAGGATAAAATACAGCTCTATTAA
- a CDS encoding AEC family transporter: MSVLTLILLKIAPIFLVLLLGYMSFALRWVDTSFIGSANRLVFYVAMPALVFLNIAGADFSGGLPCREILAFTAAMILTTAAGYAAGGVLRLANPQKAAFVQGALRGNFAIIGLAVVDQVLGPEWVPSGALLIAFFLPLHNFASVVVLSLLGSDVEVHVHPLKKTIAVLVKSLRNPLISAIILGVIVSIADIPLPGVLTDTLTYLQRLALPLALVGIGGSVGEYRSGGHYPVAAASSFLKLFLLPLFAVIIGIVLGLSGESLVILAVFSGAPTAVASYAMADAMGADRDTAGSVILVTTASCFLSLTVILTVLKVAGFT; the protein is encoded by the coding sequence ATGTCCGTACTTACCCTTATACTGCTGAAAATTGCACCGATTTTTCTGGTTCTTCTGCTGGGATATATGTCCTTTGCCCTGCGATGGGTGGATACTTCCTTTATTGGCAGTGCCAACAGGCTTGTGTTCTACGTTGCCATGCCGGCACTGGTCTTTTTAAATATTGCTGGTGCCGACTTCAGCGGCGGCTTGCCCTGCCGCGAGATCCTGGCTTTTACCGCGGCCATGATCCTGACCACAGCGGCGGGGTATGCAGCCGGCGGGGTTCTGCGTTTGGCGAACCCGCAAAAGGCCGCTTTTGTGCAGGGAGCCTTGCGTGGTAACTTTGCCATTATAGGCCTGGCTGTAGTAGACCAGGTTCTCGGACCGGAATGGGTCCCCAGCGGTGCGCTGCTTATTGCCTTCTTTCTGCCTCTTCATAATTTTGCCAGTGTGGTTGTTCTTTCCCTGTTGGGAAGCGATGTCGAGGTCCATGTTCATCCTCTAAAAAAGACCATCGCGGTCCTGGTAAAGAGCCTTCGGAACCCTCTGATTAGCGCTATAATCCTGGGTGTAATCGTCTCTATCGCGGATATACCTCTCCCGGGGGTTCTGACCGATACTCTGACATACCTGCAGCGGCTGGCTCTGCCCCTGGCGCTGGTGGGAATCGGGGGTTCTGTGGGCGAGTATCGTTCCGGCGGGCACTATCCTGTGGCCGCTGCAAGCTCATTCCTCAAGCTGTTTCTTCTGCCCCTGTTTGCGGTTATTATCGGCATTGTTCTTGGCCTGAGCGGTGAATCCCTGGTCATACTTGCTGTTTTTTCCGGTGCTCCGACTGCTGTGGCAAGCTATGCCATGGCTGATGCCATGGGGGCGGACAGGGATACTGCCGGCAGTGTTATTCTCGTTACCACAGCCTCCTGCTTTCTCAGTCTTACAGTGATCCTGACCGTCCTGAAAGTGGCCGGCTTTACATAG
- a CDS encoding amino acid ABC transporter permease has product MDYTLQVTAHLLQGCVLTLQIYAVTLIFSIPLAVLCALGRVSGPKALDRFLGFYGWIFRGTPLLLQLFFFYYGLTIFNISLSPFLAASLTFVLNYGAYFMEIFRGGISSIGAGQYEAAKALNMNYWQTMRRIVLPQATRVVLPPTTNEAITLVKDTALVVVIGMGELLRSAKEIFTRDFSLVPFAVAAVVYLLLTSVVIRFFRYLERRMAYYD; this is encoded by the coding sequence TTGGATTATACTCTTCAGGTTACGGCGCATCTGCTGCAGGGCTGTGTGCTGACGCTCCAGATATACGCCGTGACCCTGATCTTTTCCATTCCCCTGGCTGTGCTGTGCGCCCTGGGACGAGTCTCAGGGCCGAAAGCCCTTGACCGCTTTCTGGGCTTTTACGGCTGGATCTTCCGGGGAACCCCCCTCTTGCTGCAGCTCTTTTTCTTCTATTACGGACTGACTATTTTTAACATTTCCTTAAGCCCCTTTCTGGCGGCCAGTCTGACCTTTGTGCTCAACTACGGTGCCTATTTTATGGAGATATTTCGGGGCGGAATATCGAGTATCGGTGCCGGTCAATATGAGGCTGCCAAGGCCTTGAACATGAATTACTGGCAGACCATGAGGCGGATTGTGCTTCCCCAGGCAACCCGGGTTGTGCTGCCGCCCACCACCAACGAAGCCATTACCCTGGTAAAGGACACCGCCCTGGTGGTTGTTATCGGTATGGGGGAACTCCTGCGCTCTGCCAAGGAGATCTTTACCCGGGATTTTTCCCTGGTGCCTTTTGCCGTGGCGGCAGTTGTATACCTGTTGTTGACCTCGGTGGTTATACGCTTTTTCCGCTACCTGGAGCGACGGATGGCTTACTATGACTGA
- a CDS encoding amino acid ABC transporter ATP-binding protein, with product MTDLYLDIRSVSKHFGELAAVKDVSLQVRKGEVVSIIGPSGSGKSTLLRCINQLELIDGGEISIEGERIIAVEDGNKVKLSEKQVRGGLKKLGMVFQHFNLFPHKSVIENLIEAPMVVDKLRRSEIEPYARELLSKVGLDDKADAYPNRLSGGQKQRVAVARALAMKPDILLCDEPTSALDPELVGEVLAVLKQLAGEHMTMLVVTHEMGFARDVCDRVVFMDQGGIIEDAPPQKLFADPDHPRIKLFLRKMLLEEGKE from the coding sequence ATGACTGATCTGTATCTGGATATACGCTCTGTTTCCAAACATTTTGGGGAACTCGCTGCGGTTAAGGACGTTTCGCTTCAGGTACGAAAGGGCGAGGTGGTTTCCATAATCGGTCCTTCGGGATCGGGAAAGAGTACCCTGCTGCGCTGCATAAATCAGCTTGAACTTATCGACGGCGGCGAGATCTCCATTGAGGGGGAGAGGATTATCGCTGTCGAAGATGGCAACAAGGTCAAACTTTCGGAAAAGCAGGTCAGAGGCGGGCTCAAGAAGCTCGGTATGGTGTTTCAGCACTTCAACCTCTTTCCTCACAAATCTGTAATTGAGAACCTGATTGAGGCCCCCATGGTGGTGGATAAACTCCGGCGCTCCGAGATTGAACCCTATGCCCGGGAGCTGCTCTCCAAGGTAGGGTTGGATGACAAAGCCGACGCCTATCCGAACCGTCTCTCCGGCGGTCAGAAACAGCGGGTCGCCGTTGCCAGGGCCCTGGCAATGAAGCCTGATATTCTGCTTTGCGACGAACCGACCAGTGCTCTTGATCCCGAGCTTGTAGGGGAGGTTTTGGCGGTCCTGAAGCAGCTGGCGGGCGAGCACATGACTATGCTGGTTGTGACCCATGAAATGGGCTTTGCCAGGGACGTCTGCGACCGGGTTGTATTTATGGACCAGGGGGGCATTATCGAGGACGCCCCCCCTCAGAAACTCTTTGCTGATCCTGATCACCCGCGGATCAAGCTTTTCCTTCGAAAAATGTTGTTGGAAGAGGGCAAGGAATAG
- a CDS encoding potassium transporter TrkG, translating to MIQYSLILNILSALIAIVSFFMFIPLGIAIHAHNTGIVYAFLFTIIPTVLVCILVYFTTRPFRRRYLRAKEGFLLVTLSWLTASAIGALPFFLSGEIPSYTDAFFETISGFTTTGASILTDIEAMSPALLFWRSLTHWLGGMGIVVLTVAILPILGVGGAQLMRAESPGPTLEKISPKVAETAKILWLIYLGLTVLETVLLMLGGMTLFDALTHTFGTLATGGFSPKAASVGHYNSAYIDIVITVFMVAAGLNFGLYFRALQGRFRDLIKNTEFLAYLAIFGLTTLALAASLNKVVYQGFAESLRYAGFQSATILTTTGYATADFDLWPAFAKYILFFLMFVGGCSGSTGGGIKVIRIVTLFKQAVNEMKYLFRHKGVHVVRINGEPVRKDFIYTVMGFFSLYFLCLLVTAAVVSTGSYDLVTSFSSALVTVGNIGPGFAKVGPTMNYAFYEPYIKWVLSIAMLVGRLEVYTVLVLLVPSFWRR from the coding sequence ATGATTCAGTACAGTCTGATACTTAATATTCTGTCCGCGTTGATCGCGATTGTTTCGTTTTTCATGTTCATTCCTCTGGGAATCGCGATTCACGCTCATAATACCGGGATTGTCTACGCTTTTCTGTTCACCATAATCCCGACGGTTCTTGTTTGCATACTGGTCTATTTTACGACTCGGCCGTTTCGCAGGCGCTATCTGCGGGCCAAAGAAGGATTTCTCCTGGTAACCTTGAGCTGGCTTACAGCCTCGGCCATTGGAGCTTTGCCTTTTTTTCTCTCCGGCGAGATCCCCAGTTATACGGACGCTTTTTTTGAGACTATCTCGGGGTTTACCACCACCGGGGCATCTATCCTTACGGATATAGAAGCCATGTCGCCGGCCCTGCTGTTCTGGCGCTCCCTGACCCACTGGCTTGGGGGGATGGGAATTGTTGTTCTGACTGTGGCTATTCTTCCGATACTCGGGGTTGGCGGTGCCCAGCTGATGCGGGCCGAATCTCCCGGTCCGACCCTTGAGAAGATCAGTCCCAAGGTCGCGGAAACTGCCAAGATCCTTTGGCTTATCTACCTGGGGCTTACCGTTTTGGAGACTGTCCTTTTAATGCTCGGCGGAATGACTCTTTTTGATGCATTGACTCATACCTTCGGCACATTGGCCACGGGAGGGTTTTCACCTAAAGCCGCCAGCGTCGGTCACTATAACTCTGCGTACATCGATATAGTTATAACCGTCTTTATGGTTGCCGCCGGATTGAATTTTGGACTCTATTTCAGGGCCCTGCAGGGAAGGTTTCGTGACCTGATAAAGAATACCGAGTTTCTTGCATATCTTGCGATCTTTGGTTTAACAACCCTGGCCCTGGCAGCTTCTTTAAACAAGGTTGTGTATCAGGGCTTCGCTGAAAGTCTGCGCTATGCAGGATTCCAGTCCGCAACCATTCTTACAACCACCGGCTATGCAACAGCTGATTTTGATCTGTGGCCTGCTTTTGCCAAGTACATCCTGTTTTTTCTGATGTTTGTCGGAGGATGTTCAGGATCTACCGGTGGAGGAATAAAGGTTATCAGAATTGTTACCCTGTTTAAGCAGGCAGTCAACGAGATGAAATATCTCTTTCGCCATAAGGGAGTACATGTCGTTCGAATTAATGGTGAACCGGTGCGCAAGGATTTTATTTATACCGTTATGGGTTTTTTCTCCCTATATTTTCTGTGTCTGCTGGTTACTGCTGCAGTCGTATCCACCGGAAGCTATGATCTGGTAACATCTTTCTCCAGCGCTCTTGTAACCGTTGGCAATATAGGCCCGGGGTTTGCAAAAGTGGGGCCGACCATGAACTACGCGTTTTACGAACCCTATATTAAATGGGTGCTCAGTATTGCCATGCTTGTAGGACGTCTGGAGGTCTATACGGTTCTGGTGCTTCTTGTTCCCTCCTTCTGGCGCCGGTAG
- a CDS encoding L-threonylcarbamoyladenylate synthase: MIHHPRETVLIDRDLFLQERGTDGLNESRALHSLKDRYQITECFSENLDNLRADPGTVFLVSDKNRLLSEGEARGIFALQILNTENLKHIDVIPPARLVFHSLKAAAEWILVHPQAQKDLERAIKKGAQALRQGKLTAFPTETVYGLGADALNRDAVESIFKAKQRPLYDPLIVHINDLQQLGSLVLEFPAAARKLAKAFWPGPLTLVLKKDPRVPDIVTAKHETVAVRMPSNPWAQKLIHAARTPVAAPSANLFGRTSPTTAAHVAEQLAGRYEVLIDAGACRVGVESTVLSLAGEKPLLLRSGGVSREQIEEVIGPIELPLRSVSRDAESPGMLPNHYAPLTPLLMVPDIRDYAGNRDVGCILFENLDTQFAGPSVQVSRNRNVNEIAVNIYAALRSLDGQGLRLIACEWCPETGIGAAVNDRLRKASAPVR, translated from the coding sequence ATGATACATCATCCACGCGAGACAGTCCTCATTGACCGCGATCTTTTTCTCCAGGAACGCGGAACAGACGGTTTGAATGAAAGCCGTGCTCTCCACAGCCTCAAGGACAGATATCAGATTACGGAGTGCTTCAGCGAAAACCTGGATAACTTACGTGCAGATCCGGGAACGGTGTTTCTTGTCAGCGATAAAAACCGGCTCCTTAGCGAGGGCGAAGCCAGGGGAATATTCGCACTGCAGATTTTAAACACGGAAAACCTCAAACATATCGATGTGATTCCCCCGGCACGGCTGGTCTTCCACAGCCTGAAAGCCGCGGCGGAGTGGATACTGGTCCATCCCCAGGCCCAGAAAGACCTGGAAAGAGCAATCAAGAAGGGAGCCCAAGCCCTCAGGCAGGGAAAATTAACCGCGTTCCCAACCGAGACAGTATATGGACTGGGTGCCGATGCGCTGAACAGGGACGCGGTCGAATCGATCTTTAAAGCCAAGCAGCGTCCATTATACGATCCACTCATCGTTCATATAAACGACTTACAACAGCTGGGCAGCCTGGTACTGGAATTTCCCGCTGCCGCCCGGAAGCTCGCGAAAGCCTTCTGGCCCGGTCCCCTGACGCTGGTGCTGAAAAAAGACCCCCGGGTCCCGGACATCGTCACTGCCAAGCATGAAACGGTAGCCGTACGAATGCCGTCAAACCCCTGGGCACAGAAACTGATTCACGCTGCCCGTACACCGGTAGCGGCTCCCAGCGCTAACCTTTTCGGCCGGACCAGCCCGACAACCGCGGCTCATGTGGCAGAACAGCTTGCAGGTCGCTACGAAGTACTTATTGATGCCGGAGCATGCCGCGTGGGGGTCGAATCCACCGTGCTTTCTCTGGCAGGAGAAAAACCGCTTTTGCTGCGGAGCGGCGGTGTAAGCCGGGAACAGATTGAAGAAGTAATAGGTCCAATAGAGCTTCCACTCCGGTCTGTGAGCCGGGATGCGGAAAGTCCGGGAATGCTGCCGAACCATTACGCTCCTCTTACTCCGCTTCTGATGGTACCGGATATCAGGGACTATGCAGGAAACCGGGATGTCGGCTGCATTCTATTTGAGAATCTGGATACCCAATTCGCCGGTCCCTCCGTGCAGGTCAGCAGAAACCGTAATGTCAATGAAATCGCCGTAAATATCTATGCCGCCCTCCGCAGTCTCGACGGGCAGGGACTGAGACTGATTGCCTGCGAATGGTGCCCGGAAACAGGGATCGGAGCCGCGGTAAACGACCGCCTCCGCAAGGCATCCGCGCCAGTGAGGTAG
- a CDS encoding patatin-like phospholipase family protein: MFSKKVGLVLSGGAARGFAHIGVLKILQENSIPIHYVTGTSVGSIIGAFLCRGYGWDEILKIARDLKWSELVRPTLSGMGLVKSDRMESFVNELLGSVDFEELEIPLKVVAVDLNQATEVVFDSGPVARAVRASSSVPGIFEPVIDDGRVLVDGGVINNLPCSLVRDLGAHKVIAVDLNANPANDQPPENLLDITYRSFAIMLNNSSMEGRSNADIIIQPELHDFNYHDLSKADDMVRKGEEAAEEALKRLKRLR; the protein is encoded by the coding sequence ATGTTTTCCAAAAAGGTGGGGCTTGTTTTAAGCGGCGGAGCGGCACGCGGTTTTGCCCATATTGGAGTGTTAAAGATATTACAGGAGAACTCGATTCCCATTCACTATGTCACAGGAACCAGCGTCGGCTCAATAATCGGGGCTTTTCTGTGCAGAGGGTACGGATGGGATGAGATCCTGAAAATAGCCCGTGACCTGAAATGGTCTGAGCTGGTTCGACCGACCCTGTCCGGCATGGGACTTGTCAAATCCGATAGAATGGAAAGCTTTGTAAACGAATTACTGGGCTCGGTCGACTTTGAAGAACTTGAGATTCCTCTTAAAGTGGTAGCAGTGGATCTCAATCAAGCCACAGAGGTTGTCTTTGATTCCGGCCCCGTGGCACGGGCGGTGCGAGCCAGCTCATCGGTTCCGGGAATCTTCGAACCTGTTATTGACGACGGCCGGGTCCTTGTTGACGGGGGAGTTATAAATAATCTGCCATGCTCCCTGGTCCGGGATTTGGGAGCCCATAAGGTAATCGCCGTTGACCTGAACGCTAATCCCGCGAACGATCAGCCGCCGGAGAACCTTCTGGACATTACCTACCGCAGCTTTGCCATCATGCTGAATAACAGCAGCATGGAGGGCCGGAGTAACGCGGACATAATCATCCAGCCGGAACTCCATGACTTTAACTATCATGACTTATCCAAAGCTGATGATATGGTCCGCAAAGGAGAAGAAGCCGCTGAAGAAGCGTTAAAACGCTTAAAGCGACTCCGATAA
- the trxB gene encoding thioredoxin-disulfide reductase, producing MAAEKVEKVIIIGSGPAGHTAAIYAARADLNPLMFEGFMAAGVAAGGQLTTTTEVENYPGFPEGVSGPVLMDKMREQSQKLGTRIETRTVDSVDLKFDPRKVIVGSGDGAEVYLAETVIIATGATAKRLNIDGEQELWQKGISACAVCDGALPMYRDQPLVVIGGGDTACEEATYLSKFGSSVHMLVRRDVFRASKAMQDRVFNNPKIEIHWNANAVEALQGEPNKFGMRFLGGVRVKNNKTDEEYDIPAKGLFYAIGHTPNTVFLQGQLETDETGYLVAKPDSTATEIPGVFACGDVKDKIYRQAVTAAGSGCMAALEAERYLSEKGSV from the coding sequence ATGGCAGCAGAAAAGGTTGAAAAGGTAATCATCATAGGATCGGGCCCGGCCGGACATACAGCAGCGATTTACGCAGCCCGGGCTGACCTGAACCCTTTAATGTTTGAGGGATTTATGGCCGCTGGAGTTGCTGCCGGCGGACAGCTTACAACAACAACTGAAGTCGAGAACTACCCCGGCTTTCCGGAAGGAGTCAGCGGTCCGGTGCTGATGGATAAAATGCGGGAGCAATCGCAGAAGCTTGGGACCCGTATTGAAACCAGGACCGTTGATTCCGTAGATTTGAAATTCGATCCCAGGAAGGTAATAGTTGGAAGCGGCGACGGTGCCGAAGTGTATCTGGCTGAGACGGTGATTATTGCCACCGGTGCTACCGCAAAGCGGTTGAATATCGATGGTGAACAGGAATTGTGGCAGAAGGGAATCTCCGCCTGTGCCGTCTGCGACGGAGCGCTGCCGATGTACCGGGACCAGCCTCTTGTTGTCATCGGCGGCGGCGATACCGCATGTGAAGAAGCGACATACCTGTCAAAATTCGGTTCATCGGTGCACATGCTGGTACGCCGGGATGTGTTTCGAGCCAGCAAGGCCATGCAGGACCGGGTATTTAACAATCCGAAGATCGAAATCCACTGGAATGCCAACGCGGTTGAAGCTTTGCAGGGAGAACCAAACAAGTTCGGCATGCGTTTTCTCGGCGGCGTACGGGTAAAAAATAACAAGACAGATGAGGAGTATGATATCCCGGCAAAAGGGCTCTTTTATGCTATCGGGCATACCCCCAACACCGTTTTTCTGCAGGGGCAGTTGGAGACCGACGAAACAGGCTATCTTGTGGCTAAACCTGACTCCACCGCGACTGAGATACCCGGGGTCTTTGCCTGCGGCGATGTAAAGGACAAGATCTACCGTCAGGCGGTAACTGCGGCCGGCTCGGGCTGCATGGCGGCACTGGAAGCTGAACGCTATCTGTCAGAAAAGGGAAGTGTCTAG
- the trkA gene encoding Trk system potassium transporter TrkA: MNIIILGGGRVGYNLARQLVSEDKQVTVIEKSLSAAKQLANTVDCHVINDEGNSPTVLREAGIEDADFFVAVTDSDEINMISCGLVAAEFTKPVTIARVRNIDYSASRMLENPLFGINHVVNPEIETARVILRAIERGAKSNILLFDQGDLQLCDVFVPEDSPFVGKPVQLMRAETESNFLIALLNRNDEYMIPSGETVIFAGDKLHLLGSEAELDSVLEINGRHTTPIHRIAIVGGGKISRYIADQLYQPGDSGNNIFKKLLSRMVPKRRNRVLHFIEQDYDKSKELIERYPDAHVTNADISSEGILEEGDIEGYDLLLTATGNQELNIITAMYAKKLGISRTIALVQRRGYVNMAHELGIDVVVSLNNALVNSILKIIRRGNVRSIHSISDSLFEIIEFSIEKGSPIAGKSIREIRLPKQSLIMLVVRENEQILPHGDFTLQLNDRVFVIARTDDMKKVEGAITGK, translated from the coding sequence ATGAACATTATTATTCTGGGAGGCGGCCGGGTCGGGTATAATCTGGCCCGTCAGCTGGTCAGTGAGGACAAGCAGGTAACGGTGATCGAAAAATCACTGTCTGCGGCCAAGCAGCTGGCTAACACCGTTGATTGTCATGTAATCAACGACGAGGGTAACAGTCCCACAGTGCTGCGGGAGGCCGGCATTGAGGATGCAGATTTTTTTGTCGCGGTTACCGACAGTGACGAGATCAATATGATCTCCTGCGGACTGGTGGCGGCGGAGTTTACCAAACCTGTAACCATTGCCCGGGTTCGTAATATTGATTATTCGGCATCAAGAATGCTTGAGAACCCTCTTTTTGGTATTAATCATGTTGTCAATCCGGAGATCGAAACTGCCAGGGTCATTCTGCGGGCCATTGAACGGGGAGCAAAAAGCAATATCCTGCTCTTTGATCAGGGAGATCTGCAGCTGTGTGATGTCTTTGTTCCCGAGGATTCCCCCTTTGTAGGGAAACCGGTGCAGTTAATGCGGGCGGAAACGGAGAGCAATTTTCTGATAGCCCTTCTGAACCGTAATGATGAGTACATGATTCCCTCCGGAGAGACAGTTATCTTTGCAGGAGACAAGCTGCATCTGCTGGGTAGTGAAGCGGAATTAGACAGTGTTCTTGAGATAAACGGCCGCCATACAACCCCTATCCATCGTATAGCCATTGTGGGGGGCGGCAAGATCAGCCGCTATATCGCTGATCAGCTGTATCAGCCTGGGGATTCCGGGAACAATATTTTTAAAAAGTTACTCAGCCGAATGGTTCCCAAGCGGAGAAACCGGGTGCTCCATTTTATCGAGCAGGATTATGATAAATCAAAGGAACTGATCGAACGCTACCCGGATGCTCATGTGACCAATGCCGATATTTCCAGCGAAGGCATTCTTGAAGAAGGAGATATCGAAGGCTACGATCTTCTGCTAACGGCGACTGGGAATCAGGAGCTTAATATTATTACTGCCATGTATGCCAAAAAGCTGGGGATTTCCCGTACCATAGCCCTGGTGCAGCGACGAGGCTACGTGAATATGGCCCATGAACTTGGCATAGATGTGGTAGTAAGTCTGAACAATGCCCTGGTCAACAGTATCCTCAAGATAATACGCCGGGGTAATGTCCGCAGTATTCACAGTATTTCCGACAGCCTTTTCGAGATAATCGAGTTCTCCATCGAAAAGGGATCACCCATCGCCGGCAAGTCCATTCGTGAAATCCGTTTACCGAAGCAGAGTCTAATTATGCTGGTAGTCAGGGAGAATGAACAGATTCTGCCTCATGGCGATTTTACTCTGCAGCTGAATGACCGTGTATTTGTAATTGCCCGGACTGATGATATGAAGAAAGTAGAGGGAGCGATCACGGGAAAATGA
- a CDS encoding DNA-deoxyinosine glycosylase, with the protein MKSFPPIMPRDPRVLILGSMPGEESLRRGQYYAHPRNAFWPIMAALLEEPLPAVYKARTELLVRHSIAVWDVVGSCFREGSLDQNIRSETLNDFAALFADFPEIRHVFCNGTAAYTLFTRNIHLPSDIGLTRLPSTSPAHAVPFEKKLEAWRQVTAFLR; encoded by the coding sequence ATGAAATCCTTTCCCCCCATCATGCCGCGGGACCCTAGGGTGTTGATTCTCGGTTCCATGCCCGGAGAGGAATCCCTGCGCAGAGGACAGTACTACGCCCATCCACGAAATGCCTTCTGGCCGATCATGGCAGCCCTGCTCGAGGAGCCTCTCCCTGCAGTTTATAAAGCACGCACGGAGTTACTTGTGCGTCATTCCATAGCTGTGTGGGATGTAGTAGGCAGCTGCTTTCGTGAAGGAAGCCTGGATCAGAATATTCGAAGCGAAACGCTGAATGATTTCGCGGCTCTGTTTGCAGATTTTCCTGAGATCCGCCACGTGTTCTGTAACGGTACGGCGGCGTACACCCTGTTCACGCGGAATATTCACTTGCCTTCGGACATAGGATTGACCAGGCTGCCGTCGACAAGTCCTGCCCACGCGGTCCCATTCGAAAAGAAGCTTGAAGCCTGGAGGCAGGTTACAGCGTTCCTGAGGTGA